One Gloeobacter morelensis MG652769 DNA window includes the following coding sequences:
- a CDS encoding photosynthesis system II assembly factor Ycf48 encodes MRKWSGLGLGLLLLALAGCGAPPLERDEWKVIPTGLSDKADLLDIAFVDDENGWAVGSRSTLLRTADGGESWSAIPVKLDSDSRFLSVSFDGKNGWIGGEPKRLLRTVNGGESWTSITLDRRLPGSPIKVYALGPDTAEVVLNSGLVIKTVNGGKNWQVVTPASAGGIRSAERVADGSYWVVSTRGGSYLQWKPGDPQWTNYERTSSRRIQAMGFSGGKAGWMINQGGEMQFTANHGETWTPGRSVILNGLGLLDADYTADDKKIWAAGGGGTLIVSADDGQNWKAEEVPGIKGSLLNVEFIGNKGFVLGQNGVLLKYRGAAD; translated from the coding sequence ATGCGCAAATGGAGCGGGCTGGGGCTGGGGTTGCTGCTGCTGGCGCTCGCCGGTTGCGGGGCGCCTCCCCTCGAGCGCGATGAATGGAAGGTGATCCCGACGGGTCTTTCCGATAAGGCCGATTTGCTGGATATCGCTTTTGTCGACGATGAAAACGGCTGGGCGGTGGGCAGCCGCTCGACGCTGCTGCGCACCGCCGACGGCGGCGAGAGCTGGAGCGCCATCCCCGTCAAACTCGATTCGGACTCGCGCTTTTTGTCGGTGAGCTTCGACGGCAAAAACGGCTGGATAGGCGGTGAACCGAAGCGGCTATTGCGCACCGTCAACGGCGGCGAGAGCTGGACGTCGATCACCCTCGATCGGCGCCTGCCGGGCAGCCCCATCAAGGTCTATGCCCTGGGTCCCGACACCGCCGAAGTCGTGCTCAATTCGGGCCTGGTGATCAAGACCGTCAACGGCGGTAAGAACTGGCAGGTGGTTACCCCGGCCTCAGCGGGCGGCATCCGCAGCGCCGAGCGTGTCGCCGACGGTTCCTACTGGGTCGTCTCGACCCGAGGCGGCTCCTATTTGCAATGGAAGCCCGGCGATCCGCAGTGGACCAACTACGAACGCACCAGTTCCCGGCGCATCCAGGCGATGGGCTTCAGCGGCGGCAAAGCCGGCTGGATGATCAACCAGGGTGGCGAGATGCAATTTACCGCCAACCATGGCGAAACCTGGACGCCGGGCCGCTCGGTGATCCTCAATGGCCTCGGTCTGCTGGATGCCGACTACACCGCCGACGACAAAAAAATCTGGGCGGCGGGTGGCGGCGGCACGCTCATCGTCAGCGCCGACGACGGCCAGAACTGGAAGGCCGAGGAGGTTCCCGGCATCAAAGGCAGCCTGCTCAACGTCGAATTTATCGGCAACAAGGGCTTTGTGTTGGGCCAGAACGGCGTGTTGCTCAAATACCGAGGGGCCGCAGATTAA
- the coaD gene encoding pantetheine-phosphate adenylyltransferase, whose protein sequence is MIALYPGSFDPLTYGHLDIIERAARLFDRVVVAVLRNPAKVPLFTVEERLSQIQKAVRHLDNVEVEAFNGLTVTVARRLDARVLLRGLRAVSDFEAELQMAQTNRTLATEIETLFLSTSTEHSFLSSSLVKNIAAAGGPVSHMVPEHIEKELRTRFAGEPL, encoded by the coding sequence TTGATCGCACTGTATCCGGGGAGCTTTGATCCCCTGACCTACGGCCATCTGGATATTATCGAGCGCGCCGCCCGTCTGTTTGACCGGGTGGTTGTCGCCGTCCTGCGCAACCCGGCCAAGGTGCCGCTGTTTACCGTCGAGGAGCGCCTCAGCCAGATCCAGAAGGCGGTGCGCCATCTCGATAATGTCGAAGTCGAAGCGTTCAACGGACTGACGGTCACCGTTGCCCGCCGCCTGGACGCCCGGGTACTGCTGCGCGGGCTGCGGGCGGTCTCCGATTTTGAGGCCGAACTGCAAATGGCCCAGACCAACCGCACCCTGGCGACCGAAATCGAGACGCTGTTTTTGAGTACTTCCACCGAGCACAGCTTCTTGAGCAGTTCACTGGTCAAGAACATCGCTGCGGCCGGCGGTCCGGTGTCGCACATGGTGCCTGAGCACATCGAGAAAGAACTGCGAACGCGGTTCGCTGGAGAGCCCCTATGA
- a CDS encoding DUF4346 domain-containing protein, translating to METILQQIFMVQQISPWLSRIEEVDRKLSSRHIDLDAAGYFLIAVDRQEGLLVARHFGLTVDDRGLAVDPQTGKPLPARGPVSTPLLSTYTARTAKEMCVKLFESDAPPPVGMLNHAAYLGRELQRAESALIHGTEYVQD from the coding sequence ATGGAAACGATTCTTCAGCAGATCTTCATGGTTCAGCAAATTTCTCCCTGGCTTTCGCGCATCGAAGAGGTAGACCGCAAGCTGTCCAGTCGCCATATCGATCTCGACGCGGCCGGGTATTTTTTGATCGCTGTCGATCGTCAGGAGGGTCTGCTTGTCGCCCGGCACTTTGGCCTCACCGTCGACGATCGTGGTCTGGCGGTCGACCCCCAGACCGGTAAGCCGCTACCGGCGCGCGGCCCGGTGAGCACGCCGCTGCTGTCCACTTACACGGCGCGCACGGCCAAGGAGATGTGTGTCAAGCTGTTCGAATCGGACGCTCCGCCGCCGGTGGGCATGCTCAACCACGCCGCCTACCTGGGCCGCGAACTGCAGCGCGCCGAGTCCGCCCTCATCCACGGTACCGAGTACGTGCAGGACTGA
- a CDS encoding rubredoxin: MTTRITDPTQLDRYECRTCGYIYEPTKGDATVPAGTPFEELPADWRCPICSSATSRFKSIGPKVGTVAGFEENAGYGWGVNVLNAQTKNVLIFGALFVGFLFFMSIYFLGN, from the coding sequence ATGACGACCCGGATTACCGACCCAACGCAACTCGACCGCTACGAGTGCCGCACCTGCGGCTACATCTACGAGCCGACCAAGGGTGACGCCACGGTACCGGCGGGCACACCCTTCGAGGAACTCCCCGCCGACTGGCGCTGTCCGATTTGCTCCTCTGCTACCAGCCGCTTCAAGAGCATCGGCCCGAAGGTAGGAACGGTGGCCGGATTCGAGGAGAACGCCGGCTACGGCTGGGGCGTCAACGTCCTCAACGCCCAGACCAAGAACGTCTTGATTTTTGGCGCTTTGTTCGTGGGTTTTCTGTTTTTCATGAGCATCTATTTTTTGGGCAACTGA
- the nadB gene encoding L-aspartate oxidase, translated as MKAYDAIVIGSGAAGLYTALKLPREWRIALLTKENLTLSSSQWAQGGIAAVVEPDDSFRLHYDDTLAAGAGLCEPEAVRVLVEEAPERICELIALGVEFDRYQGRLAVTLEAAHSRKRILHAADATGRELVRALVEEVQALSNIRVIEEALAIDLALDGGRCRGVLVDALGVREWYMAPVTVLATGGAGQVFAYTTNPAVATGDGIAMAARAGVALRDLEFVQFHPTALAIEGAPRFLISEAVRGEGGQLVNLAGERFMGRYHPRGELAPRDVVARAIFDQMQSSGATHVLIDLRPIGEALIEQRFPNIAHVCRKFGVDVFGEPVPVAPAAHYWMGGVVTDLDGRTSLPGLFAVGEVASTGVHGANRLASNSLLECLVFAHRIAEAVRSSGISRTATGIIHFPPAAAQSPVNFELVQRIRNELPWLVWRTCGIIRDADGLRRGLEQLQMWKQQLSGVDATTERATLEVRNLVIAAQLLLKCALARTESRGGHYRSDHPAPDPAWQVHTEIAEGRLFQTPLAVAKIRPTSG; from the coding sequence ATGAAAGCTTACGATGCGATCGTGATCGGCAGTGGCGCGGCGGGACTGTATACGGCCCTGAAGCTGCCGCGCGAGTGGCGCATCGCCCTGCTCACCAAAGAAAATTTGACCCTCTCTTCAAGCCAGTGGGCGCAGGGGGGCATCGCTGCGGTCGTAGAGCCCGATGACTCCTTTCGGCTGCACTACGACGACACCCTGGCAGCCGGGGCGGGCTTGTGCGAGCCGGAAGCGGTGCGGGTACTGGTAGAAGAAGCCCCTGAGCGCATTTGCGAACTAATCGCACTGGGGGTCGAGTTCGATCGTTACCAGGGGCGGCTCGCGGTCACCCTTGAAGCCGCCCACTCCCGCAAGCGCATCCTGCACGCCGCCGACGCCACCGGCCGCGAACTGGTGCGCGCCCTGGTCGAAGAGGTGCAGGCACTGAGTAACATCCGGGTCATCGAGGAAGCGCTCGCCATCGACCTGGCCCTCGACGGCGGCCGCTGCCGCGGGGTGCTGGTGGACGCCCTCGGGGTGCGCGAATGGTACATGGCGCCGGTGACGGTGCTCGCCACCGGCGGGGCCGGGCAGGTGTTCGCCTACACCACCAACCCCGCAGTCGCCACAGGCGACGGGATCGCCATGGCGGCCCGGGCGGGGGTAGCACTGCGGGATCTCGAATTTGTCCAGTTTCATCCGACGGCGCTTGCCATCGAAGGGGCGCCGCGCTTTTTAATTTCAGAAGCGGTGCGCGGCGAAGGGGGGCAACTGGTCAACCTGGCCGGGGAGCGCTTCATGGGCCGCTACCATCCGCGCGGAGAACTGGCTCCGCGCGATGTGGTCGCCCGGGCCATCTTCGATCAGATGCAGTCGAGCGGCGCCACCCACGTGCTTATCGACCTGCGGCCCATCGGCGAAGCGCTGATTGAGCAGCGCTTTCCCAACATCGCCCATGTCTGTCGCAAGTTCGGTGTCGATGTGTTCGGCGAACCGGTCCCCGTCGCCCCCGCCGCCCACTACTGGATGGGCGGCGTCGTCACGGATCTCGATGGCCGCACGAGCCTGCCGGGGCTTTTCGCCGTCGGCGAAGTCGCTTCCACAGGTGTGCACGGCGCCAATCGCCTCGCAAGCAATTCGCTGCTCGAATGCCTGGTTTTTGCCCACCGCATCGCCGAGGCCGTGCGCAGCAGCGGTATCAGCCGTACCGCCACAGGCATCATTCACTTTCCACCCGCCGCCGCCCAGAGCCCGGTCAACTTTGAACTGGTCCAGCGCATCCGCAATGAACTGCCGTGGCTGGTCTGGCGCACCTGCGGCATCATCCGGGATGCAGACGGCCTCAGGCGCGGACTGGAGCAGTTGCAAATGTGGAAACAGCAACTGAGCGGCGTCGATGCCACCACCGAGCGAGCCACCCTGGAGGTGCGCAACCTGGTGATTGCTGCGCAACTGTTGCTCAAATGCGCCCTCGCGCGCACCGAGTCGCGGGGGGGGCACTACCGCAGCGACCACCCGGCCCCGGATCCCGCCTGGCAGGTGCACACTGAGATTGCCGAGGGCCGCTTGTTTCAAACCCCACTCGCGGTCGCTAAAATAAGACCAACTTCAGGCTAG
- the psbE gene encoding cytochrome b559 subunit alpha — MSSRSTGERPFTDIITSTRYWIIHIPALTILFASGFLFVYTGLAYDVFGTPRPDEYYNSDGTKKPLVNQRFEAKQQLDEGTKNK; from the coding sequence ATGTCGAGCCGCAGCACTGGCGAGCGCCCGTTCACCGATATCATCACCAGTACGCGCTACTGGATCATCCACATTCCCGCTCTGACCATTTTGTTTGCGAGCGGTTTTCTATTCGTCTACACGGGACTCGCCTACGACGTGTTCGGCACTCCCCGCCCCGACGAATACTACAACTCCGACGGCACCAAAAAGCCGCTGGTGAACCAGCGCTTCGAGGCAAAGCAGCAGCTGGACGAAGGCACCAAGAACAAATAA
- a CDS encoding CGLD27 family protein, giving the protein MERRTPSVAIPPEQRPFNEYQQLRSSYFFRWATVEPRVYLGTILAVWAVAWIVSGPVAAWSFPPGRMPWQFLVGGAGGAAIILGLVLLRLYLGWSYVHTRLLSASVHYEETGWYDGSFWTKPAEDLAKDRLVVEYQVSPVMRRLRRTLAALALFYAIEALLCWLM; this is encoded by the coding sequence ATGGAGCGCCGGACTCCCTCCGTAGCGATACCTCCCGAACAGCGCCCGTTCAATGAGTATCAGCAGCTACGCAGTTCCTACTTTTTTCGCTGGGCGACCGTCGAGCCGCGGGTTTACCTGGGCACGATTCTGGCCGTCTGGGCGGTGGCGTGGATTGTGAGCGGGCCGGTGGCCGCCTGGAGTTTTCCGCCGGGGCGCATGCCGTGGCAGTTTCTGGTGGGCGGCGCGGGCGGTGCTGCGATCATCCTGGGTTTGGTGCTGTTGCGGCTCTACCTGGGCTGGTCCTACGTGCATACGCGCTTGCTCTCGGCGAGCGTGCACTACGAAGAAACCGGCTGGTACGACGGCAGTTTCTGGACCAAGCCCGCCGAGGATCTGGCCAAGGATCGGCTGGTGGTCGAGTACCAGGTGTCGCCGGTCATGCGGCGGCTGCGGCGCACCCTGGCGGCCCTCGCCCTTTTCTATGCCATCGAAGCTCTGCTCTGCTGGTTGATGTGA
- a CDS encoding SDR family oxidoreductase, which translates to MGYSNTLLEGQKAIVTGASAGIGEAIARHLAAAGAAVAVNYRSDPDSAKKIVDEIQAQGGEAIAIQADVSKEEAVHKLFEEALAHFGTLDILINNAGRQNDAPFTEMTPDQWRSVIDVNLTGPFLCAQRAARLFLKQGVREGVSRAAGKIIFISSVHEVIPWAGRVNYAASKGGIELLMKSVAQELASRRIRVNSIAPGAIKTDINREAWEQPEAEAELLKLIPAGRVGEPDDIGKAAVWLASDESDYVNGTTLFIDGGMTLYPEFADGG; encoded by the coding sequence ATGGGTTACTCGAACACGCTGCTTGAGGGCCAAAAGGCGATCGTCACCGGCGCCAGTGCCGGAATCGGCGAAGCGATCGCCCGCCACCTCGCCGCAGCCGGGGCGGCGGTGGCGGTCAATTACCGCTCCGACCCCGACTCCGCCAAGAAAATCGTCGATGAGATCCAGGCGCAGGGCGGCGAAGCGATCGCTATCCAGGCGGACGTCAGCAAAGAAGAGGCGGTCCACAAGCTTTTTGAGGAAGCCCTCGCACACTTCGGCACCCTCGATATTCTCATCAACAACGCCGGACGGCAGAACGATGCGCCCTTTACCGAGATGACCCCCGACCAGTGGCGCTCGGTGATTGACGTCAACCTGACCGGGCCGTTTCTGTGCGCCCAGCGGGCAGCCCGGCTTTTTTTAAAGCAGGGGGTGCGCGAAGGGGTTTCCCGGGCCGCGGGCAAGATTATCTTCATCAGTTCGGTGCACGAAGTGATCCCCTGGGCCGGACGGGTCAACTACGCGGCCAGCAAAGGGGGCATCGAACTGTTGATGAAAAGTGTGGCCCAGGAACTTGCTTCTCGCAGAATCCGGGTCAACAGCATCGCCCCCGGCGCGATCAAAACCGACATCAACCGCGAAGCCTGGGAGCAACCGGAGGCGGAGGCCGAACTGCTCAAGCTGATCCCCGCCGGCCGGGTGGGAGAACCCGACGACATCGGCAAGGCGGCGGTTTGGCTAGCCTCGGATGAATCGGATTACGTCAACGGCACGACGTTGTTTATCGACGGCGGCATGACCCTCTACCCGGAATTTGCCGACGGGGGATAG
- a CDS encoding Gfo/Idh/MocA family protein — MLHFFTPPWRTLIVGTGYAARQRAITLAGDPRVKLMGFIGHSPAASEKFAAQFGIEAGDEALLAGAHLVFVCTVNRDHGLWVRRALERGAHVVVEYPLALDAAEGAALVALARECRLLLHVEHIELMSGIHQALAAQMAAVGSVHLARYSSVVARLPEPGRWTFSVDLFGFPLVGALARLSRLVDLVGPVASVFCQNRYFDLTPDGYYRGCSCVAQLQFECGAVGQITYAKGAGCYQSETRLELAGSRGALVHDGEKLTVLDGQDTRILEPGSRKGLFERDTHLVLDVLQGRGELYTTPERSLHILATAAACERSAALGRSEAVEVPALP, encoded by the coding sequence ATGTTGCATTTCTTCACGCCTCCCTGGCGCACGCTAATCGTCGGCACGGGCTACGCGGCTCGCCAGCGGGCGATCACCCTCGCAGGCGATCCGCGCGTCAAGCTCATGGGTTTTATTGGTCACAGCCCGGCTGCAAGCGAAAAGTTTGCGGCGCAATTCGGCATCGAGGCGGGTGACGAAGCACTGCTGGCTGGGGCGCATCTGGTCTTTGTCTGCACCGTCAACCGCGATCACGGCCTCTGGGTGCGCCGCGCCCTGGAGCGGGGTGCCCATGTCGTCGTCGAATATCCGCTGGCGCTGGATGCTGCTGAGGGGGCGGCGCTAGTCGCCCTGGCGCGCGAGTGCCGCCTGCTGCTGCATGTTGAACATATCGAGCTGATGAGCGGCATCCACCAGGCGCTGGCCGCTCAAATGGCGGCGGTGGGCTCGGTGCATTTGGCCCGCTACAGCAGCGTGGTCGCCCGCCTGCCTGAGCCGGGGCGCTGGACGTTTTCGGTGGACCTATTCGGCTTTCCGCTGGTGGGGGCGCTCGCGCGCCTCAGTCGCCTGGTGGATCTGGTGGGGCCGGTCGCCTCGGTCTTCTGCCAGAACCGCTACTTCGATTTGACCCCCGACGGCTACTACCGGGGCTGTTCGTGCGTGGCGCAACTGCAATTTGAGTGCGGAGCGGTTGGACAAATCACCTACGCCAAAGGCGCGGGCTGCTACCAATCCGAGACCCGCCTTGAACTGGCGGGCAGCCGCGGGGCGCTCGTCCACGACGGCGAAAAGCTCACGGTGCTCGACGGCCAGGATACCCGCATCCTGGAACCCGGCAGCCGCAAAGGGCTCTTCGAGCGCGACACGCACCTGGTGCTCGATGTTTTGCAGGGCAGGGGCGAACTGTACACCACACCTGAAAGGAGCCTGCACATCCTGGCGACAGCCGCCGCCTGCGAGCGCTCCGCCGCCCTCGGCCGCAGCGAGGCGGTGGAAGTGCCGGCACTCCCATAG
- the psbF gene encoding cytochrome b559 subunit beta, producing MTTSSNRPTPGGPTQPVSYPVFTVRWLAVHALAVPTIFFLGALAAMQFIQR from the coding sequence ATGACCACTTCTTCAAACCGTCCTACCCCCGGTGGCCCGACCCAGCCCGTCTCCTACCCGGTCTTCACCGTCCGCTGGCTGGCGGTCCACGCCCTGGCCGTGCCCACGATCTTCTTCCTGGGTGCCCTGGCCGCGATGCAGTTTATTCAGCGCTAA
- a CDS encoding DUF924 family protein: MHTQPDQPLTSANETFEDVLRFWFPEDDDQPITRQRFEWWFCGGANAEVISRFAPLLARAERGELNDWSATPRSRLALILVLDQFSRTIHRSTARAFALDPLALSLALEGIRLGHYAALATPWQKTFFFLPLGHCEELTHLQRVAELAKALIEAEPRADRELLEFSADQARSHRDVIARFGRHPHRNAVLGRESTPAEREYLAIGRFVHTRSFEDWQDTRMVSE, encoded by the coding sequence ATGCACACACAACCTGACCAGCCATTGACGTCGGCAAACGAAACATTCGAGGATGTGCTTCGTTTCTGGTTTCCCGAAGACGACGACCAGCCGATCACCCGGCAGCGCTTCGAATGGTGGTTTTGCGGGGGCGCGAACGCCGAGGTGATTTCCCGGTTTGCGCCGCTCCTGGCGCGGGCCGAGCGCGGTGAACTGAACGATTGGTCCGCCACGCCACGCTCGCGGCTCGCCCTCATCCTCGTCCTGGACCAGTTTTCGCGCACCATCCATCGCAGCACCGCCCGGGCCTTCGCGCTAGATCCGCTGGCCCTCAGCCTGGCGCTCGAAGGCATCCGCCTCGGGCATTATGCTGCCCTTGCGACACCCTGGCAGAAGACGTTCTTCTTCCTGCCCCTCGGGCATTGCGAGGAGCTTACCCACCTGCAGAGGGTCGCCGAGCTTGCAAAGGCACTCATCGAGGCGGAGCCGCGGGCGGATCGCGAGCTACTGGAGTTCTCGGCCGATCAGGCCCGCTCCCATCGCGACGTGATCGCCCGCTTCGGCCGCCATCCCCACCGCAACGCCGTCCTGGGGCGCGAGTCCACCCCGGCGGAACGCGAATACCTGGCAATCGGCCGCTTCGTCCACACCCGTTCTTTCGAAGATTGGCAAGATACCCGGATGGTGAGTGAATAA
- the cysS gene encoding cysteine--tRNA ligase, with the protein MALQIYNTLTRRKEPFVPLAAGKVKMYVCGVTVYDYCHLGHGRTYVVWDTVRRYLVSRGYAVTYVQNFTDVDDKILRRAQQEGTTMEAVSERYIAAYFEDMDRLNVLRADSYPRATQTMPEIAALIDQLTSIGYAYAAAGDVYYSVRRFAEYGKLSGKRLAELEAGASERLQDEELARKKDPFDFALWKGSKPGEPAWESPWGAGRPGWHIECSAMVKKSLGETIDIHAGGEDLQFPHHENEIAQSEAVTGKPLARYWMHNAFLNVVNQAGTEEKMSKSLGNFKTLRDLFEVFPPMALRLFLLKTSYRNPIAFSLEALKGSEQNWREMEEVLRLAPWLAQQGQSVAGDILFDSWVRRFNEAMDDDFNTAAALAEVIALGKQLAGRYHAAIHGTPLADPVRFAREWCTFAFLCDILGLKAGEPEVRQSALPEAQIEAQIALRRQARAQRNWAEADRIRKQLLDQGIVLIDHKDKPTTWRHADP; encoded by the coding sequence ATGGCCTTGCAGATCTACAACACGCTGACGCGCCGCAAAGAACCGTTCGTCCCCCTCGCAGCGGGCAAAGTCAAAATGTACGTCTGCGGTGTGACCGTCTACGATTACTGCCACCTGGGCCACGGGCGCACCTACGTCGTCTGGGACACCGTCCGCCGCTACCTGGTATCGCGCGGGTACGCGGTCACCTATGTTCAGAATTTTACGGACGTGGACGACAAGATCCTGCGCCGCGCCCAGCAGGAGGGCACCACGATGGAAGCGGTATCCGAGAGATACATCGCCGCCTACTTCGAGGACATGGACAGGCTCAACGTCCTGCGGGCGGACAGCTATCCGCGCGCCACCCAGACGATGCCCGAGATTGCCGCATTGATTGATCAGCTCACCTCGATCGGGTACGCCTATGCGGCGGCGGGGGATGTCTACTACAGCGTTCGGCGCTTTGCCGAGTACGGCAAGCTCTCGGGCAAACGCCTGGCTGAACTGGAGGCGGGGGCAAGCGAACGGCTTCAAGACGAAGAGCTGGCGCGCAAGAAAGACCCGTTCGACTTCGCTCTCTGGAAGGGGTCCAAACCGGGGGAGCCCGCCTGGGAGTCGCCCTGGGGAGCCGGTCGGCCGGGCTGGCACATCGAGTGCTCGGCGATGGTAAAAAAAAGTTTGGGAGAAACCATCGATATCCACGCCGGGGGTGAGGATCTGCAATTTCCCCACCACGAAAACGAAATCGCCCAGTCGGAGGCCGTGACGGGCAAGCCGCTCGCGCGCTACTGGATGCACAACGCTTTTCTCAACGTCGTCAACCAGGCCGGGACAGAAGAGAAGATGTCCAAGTCCCTGGGCAACTTCAAGACGCTGCGGGATCTGTTCGAAGTTTTCCCTCCCATGGCCCTGCGGCTATTTTTGCTCAAGACCTCCTACCGCAACCCGATCGCCTTCTCGCTCGAAGCTCTCAAGGGTTCAGAGCAAAACTGGCGCGAAATGGAAGAAGTGCTCCGATTGGCTCCCTGGCTCGCTCAGCAAGGTCAATCCGTCGCCGGCGACATCCTGTTCGATTCCTGGGTGCGGCGCTTCAACGAGGCAATGGACGACGATTTTAATACCGCCGCCGCCCTCGCCGAGGTGATCGCCCTGGGTAAGCAACTGGCCGGCCGCTACCACGCCGCCATCCACGGCACACCCCTCGCGGACCCGGTCCGTTTTGCCCGGGAGTGGTGCACCTTCGCGTTTCTCTGCGACATTCTGGGCCTGAAGGCCGGTGAGCCCGAGGTGCGCCAATCGGCCCTTCCTGAGGCGCAGATCGAAGCGCAGATTGCCCTGCGCCGCCAGGCCCGCGCGCAGCGCAACTGGGCGGAGGCCGACCGCATCCGCAAGCAACTATTGGACCAGGGCATCGTGCTTATCGACCACAAGGACAAACCCACCACCTGGCGCCACGCCGACCCGTGA